From Thalassospiraceae bacterium LMO-JJ14:
TGTCGGACAGATCGAAGGCGTACTGAAACCCCGAGCAACCGCCGCCGTTGACGGTAATGCGCAGCATCAGGTCATCGTTGCCCTGTATTTGCCGCAGCTTGGCGATGCGTGCCGCCGCGCTGTCGCTGATGATCAGGTCTTCGGTATTGTGCGTGCCGTCGGGCATCGGAAACTCCTTCTTACGTGCCTTATATGTAGTCTACTCGATTTGAGTGTCAATCGCAGCAACTGTTCATCATGCCAATATCGTCACCCTGAACTAGTTTCAGGGTCCATGCGCACGAGGGAAGGCGGTGCCGGACCCTCATGGGTCCTGAACCAAGTTCAGGACGACGGGAGAGGAGCTTAACAAGCGGATCTAGGCTTCTTGCGTTGCTGTGAAGTGTGCCCTGAGCTACCCTTGCGGCATGGATGAAGCAAAGCCGATTGAGCCGGTTTCGACCGAGCGCCCGCCCCTGAAAGCGTATGCCTGCCGCTCGGCGGACAGCCGCGGACGGCTGTTTCCGGAGCCGGAAAGCAAGACCCGGGGCGCGTTCCAGCGCGACCGCGACCGGATCATCCATTCCGCCGCGTTCCGCCGTCTTGAATACAAGACGCAGGTGTTCGTCAATCACGAGGGCGATTCGTTCCGCACCCGTCTCACGCACTCGCTGGAAGTGTCGCAGATCGCGCGGTCCGTCTGCCGTTGTCTGGGCCTCAACGAGGATCTGGGCGAGACTTTGGCGCTGGCGCACGATCTCGGCCATCCGCCGTTCGGTCACGCTGGCGAGGACGCGCTGAAGGAAATGATGAAGCCGTTCGGCGGCTTCGATCACAATGCGCAGTCGCTCAGGGTCGTCACCAAGCTGGAAGCGCGCTACGCCGATTTCGACGGCCTCAACCTGACGTGGGAAACGCTGGAAGGCGTGGTCAAGCACAACGGGCCGCTGCTCAGGGGGCGCAAGAAACTCGAAGATCTGCCGCGCGGCATTCTCGATTATTCGGCGGCGCAGGATCTGGAACTCGCCACCTTCGCCAGCGCCGAGGCGCAGGTCGCGGCGATCGCCGACGATATCGCCTATAACAACCACGATATCGACGACGGCCTCAGGGCCGGCCTGTTCAGTATCGACGATCTGAAGGACGTGCCCTTGGTCGGGCCGATGTTCCATGAGGTGCAGCGTAAATACCCGGAACTGGATATCTCGCGCACCATCCACGAAGCGATCCGCCGCCTGATCGGCGAGATGGTCGGCGACCTGCTGAGCGAAACGCAGCAGCGAATCGATGCCGCCAGACCGGGGACGGCCGCCGATATCCGCCATCTGGATCATCCGGTGGCGCAGTTTTCCGAGGAAATGCGCGCCAACGACCGGGCGCTGAAGACGTTCCTGTTCGAGAACATGTACCGCCACTACAAGCTGAACCGCATGACGTCCAAGGCACGCCGGGTCGTCGTCGACCTGTTTCAGCTGTTGCTGGACGAGCCGGGCTGCCTGCCGACCGAATGGCGTAAAAATGCAGGAAAACCGGGCTCGCGCGAGACGGCGGAGCTGGTTTGCGACTATATCGCCGACATGACCGACCGGCTGGCGCTGGATGAACACCGCCGGCTGTTCGATCTGCAATCCAGGACCTCCTGAGGGCGGTCCTGTCTGTAAAGGCCGTGGGCGGCCTGTCCGCCTTGTGATCGGTCGAAACGCGTCCTTGCGCCGGTTCCGGCGTGCCTGTTACCCACATGGGTTCTGGCGTATATAATACTTGCGATTCGGCAATATCGTGCCAATTCAAGATTGGCGTGAATACCGCACGTTTCAGCGGATGGGAGAAGAAACAGAATGGCGCTATCAGCGAATTCCGACATGAAGGTGTCGTCGCCGGAACCCGAGGTCGAGGGAGATGGCGATACGGCGCGCACCGGTTCCGGTGCGACGCTCAAGGTGCTGGGCGCGCTGGTCGGCCTGACGCTGATCGCGGGGGGCGTGTGGATCGGCTTCGGGGAACGCATCGTGATGATGATGAGCCCCGATGACGGCGATGTGCCGGTGCTGGCCGCCGATCCGTCGCCGATCAAGGTGCGGCCTGAAAATCCCGGCGGCATGCAGGTGCCGAACCAGGGACGGCTGGTGTATGGCGTCGTCGACGGCACGTCCACGCAGCCGCGCGTCGAACGGCTGTTGCCGTCACCGGAAAAGCCCGTCGCCGTCGATGAAGTCCTGAAACGCGGTGTGCCGGAAACCTCTGAAGTCGTGACCGGCACCGCGCCGCGCGGCACCGCCGATATGAATTCGAGCGCCCCGGTGCGCCTGACGCCGACGGAATCCACGCAGCCACCGCTCTCGGCCGTTCCCAGCGCCGCCGATGTCGCCAAACTGCAGCCGACGGCACCGCCGCCGCCGCCACCGGCCGGCCAGACGGCATCCGCTGCCCAGCCGGCACAAACGGCGCCACCACCGGCCGCGCCGCCGGTCCCGCGCGCGCCTGCGGTTTCCGCAGCGCCCAAACCGGCACCGAAAGCACCGTCAGCACCGGCGCAGACCGCCACCGCCACGCCGGTGCCGGAATCCCCGGCCTCGGACATCACGCAGTCCTACCGGATCCAGCTCGCGGCATCGCGCAGCGAAGATGCGGTCAAATCGGAATGGGACCGCCTGCGCCGCCGCCATGTCGATCTGCTGGGGGAATTGCGTCTGCAGGTCATGCGCATCGATCTGGGGGCGACCAGGGGTGTGTTCTATCGCCTGCGCGCCGGTCCGCTCGCGGACGCGGCCGCCGCCAAGACGCTGTGTGAGCGTCTCAAGCAAAGGAAGCTCGGCTGTCTGGTCGTGAAACCGGGGGCCTGATGTCTTCAAGCGACACACCGCTGCCGATGGCAGCGATCTTCGGCTGTGCCGGGACCGAGCTTGGGATCGAGGAACGTTATTTCTTCGAAACCGCCGACCCGCTGGGATTCATCCTGTTCACACGCAATATCGACAATCCCGATCAGGTCCGGAAACTGGTCGCTGAGCTGCGCGCCGCCGTCGGCCGTGACGATGCGCCGGTTCTGATCGATCAGGAAGGCGGGCGGGTACAGCGCCTAGGGCCGCCCAACTGGCGGGCCCGGCCGGCGCAGAACCTGTTTGCGCGCATTGCCGCAGAAGACCGCTCGTTGGCCCGTGAAGCGGCTAGCCTGAATGCGCACCTGATGGCGGCGGAGCTGAGCGGACTTGGCATCGATGTCGATTGTCTGCCGGTGCTCGATGTACTGAGCGACGATGCGCACGACGTGATCGGCGACCGCGCTTTCGGCAGCGATCCGGCGCTGATCGCCGAATTGGGCGAGGCGGTGATTGCCGGCTTGATGGCCGGCGGCGTGATGCCGGTCGCCAAGCACCTGCCGGGGCATGGCCGCGCCAGACAGGACAGCCATCTCGAACTGCC
This genomic window contains:
- a CDS encoding SPOR domain-containing protein, which translates into the protein MALSANSDMKVSSPEPEVEGDGDTARTGSGATLKVLGALVGLTLIAGGVWIGFGERIVMMMSPDDGDVPVLAADPSPIKVRPENPGGMQVPNQGRLVYGVVDGTSTQPRVERLLPSPEKPVAVDEVLKRGVPETSEVVTGTAPRGTADMNSSAPVRLTPTESTQPPLSAVPSAADVAKLQPTAPPPPPPAGQTASAAQPAQTAPPPAAPPVPRAPAVSAAPKPAPKAPSAPAQTATATPVPESPASDITQSYRIQLAASRSEDAVKSEWDRLRRRHVDLLGELRLQVMRIDLGATRGVFYRLRAGPLADAAAAKTLCERLKQRKLGCLVVKPGA
- the nagZ gene encoding beta-N-acetylhexosaminidase, with translation MSSSDTPLPMAAIFGCAGTELGIEERYFFETADPLGFILFTRNIDNPDQVRKLVAELRAAVGRDDAPVLIDQEGGRVQRLGPPNWRARPAQNLFARIAAEDRSLAREAASLNAHLMAAELSGLGIDVDCLPVLDVLSDDAHDVIGDRAFGSDPALIAELGEAVIAGLMAGGVMPVAKHLPGHGRARQDSHLELPRVDSDAETLRNTDFLPFRHLYYAPWGMTAHIVYEAFDDENPATLSETVIQEVIRGEIGFSGFLISDDINMKALSGSEAENAVRALDAGCDAVLHCNGELDDMIKVADGLPELSGMSMQRLQSAHAMMPVVEEIDAARLQAQFDDMTAPWS
- a CDS encoding deoxyguanosinetriphosphate triphosphohydrolase, which translates into the protein MDEAKPIEPVSTERPPLKAYACRSADSRGRLFPEPESKTRGAFQRDRDRIIHSAAFRRLEYKTQVFVNHEGDSFRTRLTHSLEVSQIARSVCRCLGLNEDLGETLALAHDLGHPPFGHAGEDALKEMMKPFGGFDHNAQSLRVVTKLEARYADFDGLNLTWETLEGVVKHNGPLLRGRKKLEDLPRGILDYSAAQDLELATFASAEAQVAAIADDIAYNNHDIDDGLRAGLFSIDDLKDVPLVGPMFHEVQRKYPELDISRTIHEAIRRLIGEMVGDLLSETQQRIDAARPGTAADIRHLDHPVAQFSEEMRANDRALKTFLFENMYRHYKLNRMTSKARRVVVDLFQLLLDEPGCLPTEWRKNAGKPGSRETAELVCDYIADMTDRLALDEHRRLFDLQSRTS